The following are from one region of the Corynebacterium hindlerae genome:
- a CDS encoding GntP family permease: MMTLLAADTEPLTHASSSQLALAACLGIAAIILLITWAKIHPFLSLMLGSAVLALSAGIPLAKTFTSFSTGLGSTVGSVGVLIALGAMIGALLVSSGGADQIVDTFLDRTTVGKLPWVMAALAFIIGIPLFFEVGLVLLIPVVMLVARRSKIPVILLGIPALAGLSALHGLVPPHPGPLIAIDALKANLGLTLGFGLLVAIPTVVISGPVAAKMMVKWVPIQAPDTFDTETPIARELRPSFFVALSVILMPVVLMLANTVAETAGVDGKSALGTAFGFFGSPLVALLITALYAMVMLGLRSGKNLKEVSDVVGGSFAPIAGILLIVGAGGGFKQTLVDSGVAKVIGAWIEGAPLSPLVAGWLVAVAVRLATGSATVSTITTAGIMAPVAAAGMSDTHIALLVLAIGAGSVFLSHVNDAGFWLVKEYFGMTVGQTFKTWSLMETILSVVGLLSVLLLSLVV, from the coding sequence ATGATGACGCTTCTCGCAGCGGACACCGAGCCGCTGACTCATGCTTCGAGTTCTCAACTCGCCTTGGCGGCGTGCTTGGGCATCGCCGCAATTATCCTGCTCATCACCTGGGCTAAAATTCACCCCTTCCTCTCGCTGATGCTTGGATCCGCGGTGCTGGCGCTCAGCGCTGGAATTCCGCTGGCTAAGACTTTCACCTCATTTAGCACCGGGCTGGGGTCAACAGTCGGTAGCGTAGGCGTGCTGATCGCGCTCGGTGCCATGATCGGTGCGCTGCTGGTGAGCTCGGGTGGAGCTGACCAGATTGTGGACACGTTCTTGGATCGAACGACCGTCGGCAAGCTGCCTTGGGTGATGGCTGCACTCGCGTTTATCATCGGTATTCCGCTGTTCTTCGAAGTCGGTCTGGTCTTGCTGATTCCAGTGGTTATGCTCGTTGCGCGGCGCTCCAAGATTCCGGTTATTCTACTTGGTATCCCTGCGCTTGCTGGTTTGTCGGCGCTGCATGGTTTGGTGCCGCCGCACCCTGGGCCACTGATCGCAATTGATGCGCTCAAGGCAAACTTGGGGCTCACGCTCGGCTTCGGTCTGTTGGTTGCCATTCCCACTGTGGTTATTTCCGGCCCAGTGGCTGCCAAAATGATGGTGAAGTGGGTTCCTATCCAGGCACCGGACACCTTTGATACGGAAACACCAATTGCTCGGGAGCTGCGCCCTAGTTTCTTCGTCGCGTTGTCGGTGATCTTAATGCCAGTGGTATTGATGCTGGCGAACACCGTTGCAGAAACTGCTGGCGTCGACGGGAAGTCTGCGCTCGGTACCGCCTTCGGCTTCTTTGGTAGCCCACTGGTGGCCTTGCTGATCACTGCCTTGTACGCCATGGTGATGCTCGGCCTGCGGTCCGGCAAAAACCTCAAAGAAGTATCTGACGTCGTTGGTGGTTCCTTCGCACCTATCGCGGGCATTCTGCTGATTGTTGGTGCTGGCGGCGGTTTCAAACAGACGCTCGTGGACTCGGGCGTTGCCAAAGTGATTGGTGCATGGATTGAGGGCGCACCGCTGTCGCCGTTGGTTGCCGGCTGGTTGGTTGCCGTGGCTGTCCGCTTGGCGACGGGCTCAGCAACCGTATCCACTATCACTACAGCAGGCATTATGGCGCCGGTCGCGGCGGCTGGAATGTCCGACACCCACATTGCACTGCTCGTGTTGGCTATTGGTGCCGGTTCAGTGTTCCTGTCCCATGTTAACGATGCTGGCTTCTGGTTGGTCAAGGAGTACTTCGGTATGACGGTGGGTCAAACCTTTAAGACCTGGTCTTTGATGGAAACCATTCTGTCGGTGGTTGGTCTGTTGTCGGTCCTGCTGCTGAGCTTGGTCGTTTGA
- the ramA gene encoding acetate metabolism transcriptional regulator RamA: protein MVETQSIKDDDDAIRAALTSLKTATGIPVTMYATVFGENKLQISAWVGLRTPALQNIIIDAGSGVGGRVLATKRPVGVSDYTRASVISHEYDKAIQDEGLHSIVAVPVIVHRDVVGVLYVGVHSSLRLGDKVIEEVTMTARALEQDLAINAAFRRSDGPRGGAVKSGRVMNGAEWEQIRSTHSKLRMLANRVGDDSLRKEIEELCDQMVTPVRMKQTTKLSARELDVLACVALGHTNVEAAEEMGIGAETVKSYLRSVMRKLGAHTRYEAVNAARRIGALP, encoded by the coding sequence ATGGTGGAAACGCAATCAATCAAGGACGATGACGACGCGATCCGCGCCGCCCTCACCTCACTGAAGACTGCGACGGGAATTCCGGTCACCATGTATGCAACGGTGTTTGGGGAAAACAAATTGCAGATCAGCGCTTGGGTTGGCCTGCGTACCCCTGCCTTGCAAAACATCATTATTGACGCAGGGTCCGGCGTCGGTGGCCGAGTGCTGGCTACCAAACGCCCAGTGGGAGTCTCCGACTACACCCGCGCTAGCGTCATTTCCCACGAATACGACAAAGCCATCCAGGACGAAGGCCTGCATTCGATCGTGGCCGTCCCTGTTATCGTGCACCGCGATGTAGTCGGCGTCCTGTATGTGGGCGTTCACTCGTCGCTCCGCCTGGGTGACAAGGTCATTGAAGAGGTGACGATGACCGCCCGCGCACTCGAGCAGGACCTGGCCATCAACGCAGCTTTCCGACGCTCCGATGGTCCTCGGGGCGGCGCAGTCAAATCTGGCCGCGTGATGAACGGTGCTGAGTGGGAGCAGATTCGCTCCACGCACTCCAAGCTCCGAATGCTTGCTAACCGCGTGGGTGATGACTCGCTGCGCAAAGAAATTGAAGAACTGTGCGACCAGATGGTCACGCCAGTTCGCATGAAGCAAACCACTAAGCTCTCTGCCCGTGAACTGGATGTTCTCGCTTGCGTTGCCTTGGGGCATACCAACGTAGAAGCCGCCGAAGAAATGGGTATCGGTGCTGAAACAGTGAAGAGCTACCTGCGTTCTGTGATGCGTAAACTGGGCGCGCACACTCGATACGAGGCCGTCAACGCGGCGCGTCGTATCGGAGCGCTGCCTTAA
- a CDS encoding fluoride efflux transporter family protein → MDYLKVGCGAGIGAVARFALTQVLGPVVWVTIAINLLGCFLMGRLRPGLFWGTGVLGGFTTFSAFAFSRDPLAMAITVIGCVAAWQVGNALAKRPTS, encoded by the coding sequence ATGGATTATCTGAAAGTGGGCTGCGGTGCCGGCATAGGCGCTGTGGCCCGCTTTGCGTTAACCCAGGTCCTCGGTCCGGTGGTGTGGGTGACGATAGCGATCAACCTGCTGGGATGTTTCCTCATGGGACGGCTTCGCCCCGGTCTTTTTTGGGGAACAGGAGTGCTCGGTGGCTTCACTACCTTCAGCGCTTTCGCTTTCTCACGAGATCCTCTCGCGATGGCTATCACGGTTATCGGATGCGTGGCAGCGTGGCAGGTCGGCAACGCACTGGCGAAACGGCCCACGTCATGA
- the cysK gene encoding cysteine synthase A yields the protein MSNVYNNVTETIGRTPLVRLNRLVEGLEAEVLVKLEFYNPANSVKDRIGAAIIDAAEASGELTPGGTIVEATSGNTGIALAMVGAARGYRVVLTMPETMSAERRVMLRAYGAEIVLTPGAAGMQGAVDKANEIVAERPGSILARQFANKANPQRHKETTAVEIWEDTNGKIDAFVAGIGTGGTVTGVGTVLKDHNSDITIIGVEPADSPLLTTGKAGPHKIQGLGANFIPEVLDLKILDEVLTVTNEDAVAMSRAMGAKEGILGGISAGANVKAALEIASRPEFKGKTIVTLAPDFGERYVSTILYEDIRD from the coding sequence ATGTCCAACGTCTACAACAACGTCACGGAAACTATCGGACGTACCCCGCTAGTACGCCTCAACCGCCTCGTCGAAGGCCTCGAAGCTGAAGTATTAGTCAAGCTCGAGTTCTACAACCCAGCCAACAGCGTGAAAGATCGCATCGGAGCTGCAATTATCGACGCCGCCGAGGCTTCCGGCGAGCTCACCCCGGGCGGCACCATCGTGGAAGCAACCTCCGGAAACACCGGTATCGCCCTCGCCATGGTCGGTGCAGCACGCGGATATCGAGTGGTCCTGACCATGCCAGAAACAATGTCGGCAGAGCGTCGCGTCATGTTGCGCGCCTATGGCGCAGAGATTGTTCTCACCCCGGGCGCAGCCGGTATGCAGGGCGCGGTAGACAAGGCAAACGAGATCGTCGCGGAGCGCCCTGGTTCGATCTTAGCCCGACAGTTCGCCAACAAAGCCAACCCTCAACGCCACAAGGAAACCACCGCGGTTGAGATCTGGGAGGATACCAACGGCAAAATCGATGCTTTTGTCGCTGGCATTGGTACGGGTGGCACGGTGACGGGCGTCGGCACGGTGCTTAAAGACCACAACTCAGACATCACCATCATTGGCGTCGAGCCAGCCGATTCCCCACTACTGACCACCGGCAAGGCTGGCCCGCACAAGATTCAGGGCTTGGGCGCGAACTTCATCCCGGAAGTACTCGACCTCAAGATCCTTGATGAGGTTCTCACCGTCACCAACGAGGATGCCGTGGCAATGTCGCGCGCGATGGGCGCGAAGGAAGGCATCCTGGGCGGTATTTCCGCTGGCGCTAATGTGAAAGCAGCCCTCGAGATCGCTTCCCGGCCAGAGTTCAAAGGCAAGACCATCGTCACTCTCGCCCCAGACTTCGGCGAGCGCTACGTCTCCACTATTTTGTACGAAGACATTCGCGACTAG
- a CDS encoding cob(I)yrinic acid a,c-diamide adenosyltransferase, whose product MAVHLTKIYTRTGDEGTTGLSNFERVSKNDARLHAYADTEEANAALGEVLALGSPREDIAATLRRVQNELFDAGADLATPIEDNPKYPPLRIEQSYIDRLEEECDRFNEELAPLDSFILPGGTPTAALIHTARTITRRAERAAWAAYEAFPETTSKLPAQYLNRLSDLLFILGRIENAGNDTKWVPGGSR is encoded by the coding sequence ATGGCTGTTCACTTGACCAAGATTTATACCCGTACCGGCGACGAAGGCACGACCGGTTTGTCCAATTTTGAGCGTGTCTCCAAGAACGACGCTCGACTCCACGCTTACGCGGACACGGAGGAGGCGAACGCCGCGCTCGGCGAGGTGCTGGCGTTGGGGTCGCCTCGCGAGGACATCGCAGCGACGTTGCGGCGCGTGCAGAACGAGCTTTTCGACGCCGGTGCCGACCTTGCGACGCCCATCGAAGATAACCCCAAGTACCCACCACTTCGGATTGAGCAGTCCTACATTGACCGGTTAGAGGAAGAATGCGACCGCTTCAATGAGGAACTCGCCCCGCTGGATTCCTTTATCCTTCCGGGTGGTACACCAACTGCAGCGCTTATTCATACCGCACGTACGATTACCCGACGCGCGGAACGGGCAGCCTGGGCAGCATACGAGGCGTTCCCCGAAACTACGTCCAAGCTGCCAGCACAGTACCTCAATCGCTTGAGCGACCTGTTGTTTATCCTCGGTCGAATTGAAAACGCCGGAAACGACACTAAATGGGTTCCCGGCGGATCTCGCTAA
- the murA gene encoding UDP-N-acetylglucosamine 1-carboxyvinyltransferase — protein sequence MKETFLVTGGVRLKGTVKVVGAKNSVLKLMAAALLAEGTTTLTNCPEILDVPLMKDVLEGLGCQVEIERDNVRITTPAQLKSDADFDAVRQFRASVCVLGPLTSRCGRAVVALPGGDAIGSRPLDMHQTGLEKLGATTQIRHGAVVATAEKLRGAHISLDFPSVGATENILTAAVLADGVTVLDNAAREPEIVDLCDMLNEMGAKVEGGGTSTITIEGVEKLHPTTHEVVGDRIVAGTWAYAAAMTGGDITVGGIAPVHLHLPLQKLRLAGAEVETYATGFRVSMPARAQAVDYQTLPFPGFPTDLQPMAIGLAAVSEGVSVITENVFESRFRFVDEMQRLGADATVDGHHVVVRGMEELSSTAVWSSDIRAGAGLVLAALCADGVTEIHDVFHIDRGYPQFVDSLQQLGATIERVTKP from the coding sequence GTGAAAGAAACATTTTTGGTCACTGGTGGGGTGCGCCTCAAGGGCACGGTTAAAGTAGTCGGCGCGAAAAACAGCGTGTTAAAGCTGATGGCAGCAGCACTGCTCGCCGAAGGCACAACGACGCTCACCAACTGCCCAGAGATCCTCGACGTTCCACTGATGAAAGACGTTCTGGAAGGGCTTGGCTGCCAGGTAGAAATCGAGCGCGACAACGTGCGGATTACCACCCCAGCGCAGCTCAAGAGCGACGCCGACTTCGACGCGGTGCGCCAATTCCGCGCCTCAGTATGTGTGCTTGGACCACTGACTTCGCGGTGCGGTCGCGCCGTTGTCGCACTACCGGGCGGTGACGCCATCGGCTCCCGACCGCTGGACATGCACCAAACTGGCTTGGAAAAGCTCGGCGCCACCACCCAAATTCGCCACGGCGCGGTTGTCGCCACCGCAGAAAAGCTCCGTGGTGCGCACATCTCGCTCGACTTCCCCTCAGTGGGCGCTACGGAAAACATCCTCACCGCCGCAGTGCTTGCCGACGGTGTGACCGTCCTCGACAACGCAGCCCGCGAACCCGAAATTGTTGATCTCTGCGACATGCTCAATGAAATGGGGGCGAAGGTCGAAGGTGGTGGCACTTCCACCATCACCATTGAAGGCGTTGAAAAACTGCATCCCACCACCCACGAGGTTGTGGGAGACCGGATCGTTGCGGGCACCTGGGCGTATGCAGCAGCGATGACCGGTGGTGACATCACCGTCGGGGGCATCGCGCCTGTTCATCTGCATCTGCCACTCCAGAAGCTCCGCTTGGCCGGCGCCGAAGTGGAAACGTACGCCACCGGTTTCCGAGTTTCCATGCCGGCCCGAGCACAAGCTGTTGACTACCAGACCCTGCCGTTCCCAGGCTTCCCGACAGACCTCCAACCAATGGCGATCGGTCTCGCTGCAGTGTCTGAAGGTGTATCCGTCATTACAGAGAACGTATTCGAATCACGATTCCGGTTCGTTGACGAAATGCAGCGCCTGGGGGCTGATGCCACCGTCGACGGACACCACGTAGTGGTCCGAGGAATGGAGGAGCTGTCGTCCACCGCGGTATGGAGCTCAGATATCCGCGCAGGTGCTGGCCTCGTGCTCGCGGCGCTCTGTGCCGACGGGGTAACGGAAATCCATGACGTTTTCCACATCGATCGCGGCTATCCGCAGTTTGTGGATTCACTCCAACAGCTTGGTGCCACAATCGAGCGGGTAACCAAGCCGTAA
- a CDS encoding FluC/FEX family fluoride channel, whose translation MRGSVAGRQRTGETAHVMIVLLVFIGGVMGGMIRLLCARSLPPLWGTFTANMIACALLAWVYSHDFSPIFWGVGVAGALSTWSTLAKEVGSLPYKVSIGYLTATVACGTGVVSIFA comes from the coding sequence ATGCGTGGCAGCGTGGCAGGTCGGCAACGCACTGGCGAAACGGCCCACGTCATGATCGTCCTGCTCGTCTTTATCGGTGGAGTCATGGGTGGCATGATTCGACTCCTTTGTGCCCGCAGCCTGCCACCGCTGTGGGGTACGTTCACCGCGAATATGATTGCCTGCGCGTTACTCGCTTGGGTCTATTCCCATGACTTCTCCCCTATCTTCTGGGGTGTCGGAGTCGCAGGAGCGCTCTCTACCTGGTCGACACTTGCCAAAGAAGTGGGAAGTCTTCCGTACAAAGTCAGTATCGGCTATCTCACCGCCACGGTTGCTTGTGGCACTGGCGTGGTATCGATTTTTGCATAG
- a CDS encoding gluconokinase: protein MAHQPMHVVLMGVSGCGKTSVASAISNKLGWPYAEADDFHPEANKTKMAAGIALTDEDRWPWLDSLKDWMTHHAAAGNSTVVTCSALKRSYRDLLTQAKGEVLFVHLDGPQELIAERMTKRVGHFMPTTLLPSQFATLERLDESENGITVDITPAIPDLVEKVLGEISLRQG from the coding sequence ATGGCTCATCAACCTATGCACGTGGTTCTCATGGGTGTCAGTGGCTGCGGAAAAACGTCGGTAGCCAGCGCTATTAGTAACAAACTCGGCTGGCCGTACGCTGAAGCCGATGACTTCCATCCAGAAGCCAACAAAACAAAAATGGCGGCTGGCATTGCTCTGACCGATGAAGATCGTTGGCCATGGTTAGACAGTCTTAAAGACTGGATGACACACCATGCAGCTGCCGGCAACAGCACCGTCGTCACGTGCTCGGCTTTGAAAAGGTCCTATCGTGACTTGTTAACACAGGCTAAGGGGGAGGTGCTCTTTGTCCACCTCGATGGTCCACAAGAGCTCATCGCTGAGCGTATGACGAAACGTGTGGGGCACTTTATGCCGACGACGCTTCTCCCTTCGCAGTTCGCGACCCTCGAACGACTCGACGAGTCTGAAAACGGGATCACCGTCGATATCACTCCCGCAATTCCCGATCTCGTCGAGAAAGTTCTGGGCGAGATCTCCCTGCGCCAAGGATAA